The genomic DNA ATGGTGATGTTGTAACTATCTCACAAGATAATAACATAGTAGGGTTTAACCTTTTTAATTTCTCTAATTATTTTAAAATTGAAGGCAATGGACATATTAAACTTACTAGTGAGCACATAGATGCTATTCAACAATTAATAGATAAAGAAGGCATTAATTACAAATTAGATGCAGATTTATCACCTAAATTTGTAGTTGGATATGTTGAAACAAAAGAAAAACATCCAGATGCTGATAAACTTAGTATTCTAAAAGTTGATGTTGGTTCAGAAAAGTTACAAATTGTATGTGGTGCGCCTAATGTTGAAGCGGGACAAAAAGTTGTTGTAGCTAAGGTTGGTGCAGTGATGCCAAGCGGTATGGTAATAAAAGATGCCGAGTTGCGTGGTGTAGCTTCAAGTGGCATGGTTTGTTCTATGAAAGAATTGAACTTACCAAATGCACCTCAAGAAAAAGGAATTATGGTTCTTTCAGATGATTACGAAGTAGGTAAAGCGTTTTTTGAATAAAAGAGGAAGGGTGTGAGTGTATGAGTTGGTTTGATGATTTATTTAGCAACAATGATAATTCAGATGATGAATTGTTAAGACGTAAAAGCAAACGTCGTCATGACTCTAAAACACAAATGAATAACGATGATACATTACTTCCTGAAAATAACGATATTTATGATCGACCAAAAGGAAAATTTCGATTTCCAATAGAGGTTGGACGGGATAATGAAGACTACGAAGAGGCTATTTATCATGAAGACGATGAATATTTGCATTCATCTAATTATAATAATGATAACGACCAAAATGTAAATCACTTTGAAGACAATCAATTTATTTATGATAGTGCTCAAGATACGCGTAAACGACGTAGAAGACATCATACCAATATAGACGATACAGGGATACCTTCTATAAAAAGTAGATCTTCACAACCTCAAACATCGACATCCCGTAATAATGTATCTAAAAGAACAAATGGCAATAGTTATAAAATGAACGCTGATACTAATTATAATCCTGATAATCATCAGTCACGTTATAAATTACAATCTGAACGGTTTAAATCGAGTTATAAATTGAGTTCTGATTCTACATATCATCGTCCAAGTTTTAAAACATCGGAAGTTCCGTCAGCAATTTTTGGCACCAAAAAGCGTAGACCTATTAAAAATGGTGTCATACCACCTGCTGATGATTCGATTGATGAAAGTTCTGATATTCTGTCTAAATCATCTGACAAAACTGCTGAACAATCAACATACAGTAATTCTGCGAACGTTCAATCAGCTGAGAAAAATAATGATACCGAGCTTAACCATGGTAAATCAAGTTATGTTTCAGAAGATAGTGAAAGCTTAAATCAGAGTAGTAATGGTGACAAAGAAAAAGAAGAACGTATTCCTAACTATTCACAACGTGATAATACAGTAAATATTGAGAATATTTATGCTTCACAAATCGTCGAAGAAATTAGACGTGAGCGTGAACGTAAAGCCCAACAAAAACGTAAATTTAAAAAAGCATTACAAAATAAACGTCAACAAGCTGATGAAGATCAAGACGGTATACAAAAAGCTATAGATGAAATGTATGCTAAACAAGCGGAACAATATATTGGTGAAAGTTCATTAAATGAAGACGAAGTTTTATTTAATAATGAAGTACAAAATCATAGTAATGATGCGAATCGTTACGGCGTCGATAATACATTTGAACCCAAAAATGAGTCTAATGTTATTGATGAAAACATTCAAACTAATGGTTCTAATGATGAAGATGCTCATATTCAAAATGAATCGATTCAAGAAAATTCCAGTGATTCATACAATTATGAAGAAATTGATTTAAACCAAGTCTCAAAAGTACAACAAGTTGATCAAGATGATGTACAAGTTAAAGATATTTCACAAGAAGACGCTTATCAAGAAAGTCTAGATAATGATATAGATGTTGGTAATGAATCTACAACTAACTCAAGTGAAAACTTAAATGACCATCACAATATTGGACATCAAAATGATTCAACACATAATGATATGAACAATACAGAAACTGACGCTAATTTTGAAGACATTAATGAAGTAACTTCAGTAAATTCAAAAGTGTCAAATGATATTACTTTTGATAATAATTCACATGAAGCTTCCGATAATGATATTGACGAGGCTTATTATCGTGAAATTGATAGCGATTCAACATCTGATGTACATGCAAATACAAGTAACAATGATATAGAACAAGAGCATTCGTCAAATTCTAATAATCAGCATATTGACTATCTTGGTAACGCTGTTGAATCAGATGTAGAATATGCGCCTAAGCATTCGGTTGATAATGATTCAAATACACCAAACAATGATAATCTAAGTAATGAACCTAAACTTGATGTAGATAATCGCGAACTTTCAAACGAAGATAATAATGATGATAAACATAGTTCCACTGAAAATGATGCACATATAGATATAAATGAAAAAGAAAAACACGTTGATCATTCTGAATCTCTACAAAAAGACACAACAGCAAAAGTACAACAACGCTCGATTAAGCCAGGTAGCAAGCCTTTTAATGTTGTTATGACACCATCTGATAAAAAACGTATGATGGATGCTAAAAAGAATAATCAAGTACGTAGCAAAGTCAATGTGCCTGAATTAAAACCAGAAACTAAAAATGTACAAACTTCAATAAATAATAATGAAGATCAAAATACAAATGTTAATAAACAAATGAAAGATGATCAATCAAGTCAAAGTGATTTCATTGTTGATGATAATATTTCATTGAATAATGAAAATTTTAAAACTGAAGACAAAGCGAATTCAGATAATTTAGATGCTAATGATATTTCTAATCTTAATACAAGTAGTTCTTCCAAAGAGGGATTAGATCAACATGAATTAGAACCAACAAACCAGCATGAAACTCATGAGCATTTACAACAAGATAATCAAAGACACCCAGATAATCAGTCAAACATTCAAAAACCAGCAATTAGAAAAGGGCCTAATATTAAGCTTCCAAGTATAGATTTATTAGAAGACCCTGAGGAACAAGAAATTGATGAATCGTGGATAGAAGAGAAAAAGCAAGAGTTAAATGATGCATTTTATTATTTCAATGTTCCCGCTGAAGTTCAAAAGGTCACTAAAGGTCCAAGTGTGACTCGTTTTGAATTAGCTGTCGAGAAAGGTGTCAAAGTTTCGAGAATCACTGCTTTACAAGATGACATTAAAATGGCATTAGCCGCTAAGGACATAAGAATTGAAGCACCTATTCCAGGAACAAGTCTTGTAGGTATTGAAGTACCTAATTTAAATCCTACAAAAGTTAATTTGAAATCGATTATAGATAGTCAAAAATTCAAGAATACTGAATCGAAATTAACTGTAGCAATGGGTAACCGCATTAATAATGAACCGTTATTAATGGATATTGCTAAAACGCCCCATGCATTGATTGCTGGTGCGACTGGCTCTGGTAAATCAGTTTGTATCAATAGTATTTTAATGTCATTATTATATAAAAATCATCCTGAGGAATTAAGATTATTATTAATCGACCCTAAGATGGTTGAACTGGCACCATACAATGATTTACCACATCTAGTATCACCAGTTATTACAGATGTTAAAGCGGCTACACAAAGCTTAAAATGGGCGGTTGAAGAAATGGAGCGTCGCTATAAACTATTTGCGAAGTTCCATGTAAGAAACATAACCGCATTTAATAAAAAAGCACCATACGAGCAAAGAATGCCAAAAATTGTTATTGTTATTGATGAATTAGCAGATTTAATGATGATGGCACCACAGGAAGTTGAACAATCAATTGCTAGAATTGCTCAAAAAGCACGTGCATGTGGTATTCATATGCTAGTAGCAACGCAACGACCTTCTGTTAACGTTATTACTGGTTTAATCAAAGCTAATATTCCTACTAGAATTGCCTTTATGGTGTCTTCAAGCGTTGATTCTAGAACTATTTTAGATAGTGGAGGCGCAGAACGACTATTAGGTTATGGAGACATGTTATATTTAGGTAGTGGAATGAATAAACCTATACGTGTACAAGGTACATTTGTTTCGGATGAAGAAATCGATGATGTCGTTGATTTCATTAAAGAACAAAGAGAACCTGATTATCTTTTTGAAGAAAAGGAATTATTGAAAAAGAATCAAACTCAAGCTCAAGATGAGTTGTTTGATGATGTATGTGAATTCATGGTCAGAGAGGGCCACATTTCAACTTCTTTAATTCAAAGACATTTTCAAATAGGATATAATCGTGCTGCACGTATTGTAGATCAATTAGAACAATTAAATTACATTTCTGGTGCAAATGGTTCTAAACCAAGAGATGTATTTATTACTGAATCAGATTTAAAGAAAGATTAATTTAAAGGAGTTTTATGGATATGACGCATTATCATTTTGTTGGTATTAAAGGCGCAGGTATGAGTTCATTAGCACAAATCATGCATGATTTAGGCCATGAAGTGCAAGGCTCAGATATAGAGAAATACGTATTTACAGAAGTTGCATTAAAAAATAAAGGAATAAAAATTCTACCATTTAGTGCTGATAATATTAAAGAAGGCATGGTAGTCATTCAAGGTAATGCGTTCCCAGACACACATGAAGAAATTGTTAAAGCACATGATTTAAAATTAGATGTAATTCGTTACCATGATTTCTTGGGTCACGTTATCGATCAATATACATCAGTAGCTGTTACTGGTGCACATGGTAAAACGTCAACTACTGGTTTGTTATCTCATGTAATGAATGGTGATAAAAAAACATCATTCTTAATTGGAGATGGCACTGGTATGGGATTACCTGCAAGTGATTATTTTGCATTTGAAGCGTGTGAGTATCGTCGTCACTTCTTAAGTTATCATCCAGATTATGCCATTATGACAAATATAGATTTCGACCATCCTGATTACTTTAAAGATATCGATGACGTTGCTAGTGCTTTCCAAAGTATGGCACATAATGTTAAAAAAGCAATTATCGCTTGGGGTGATGATCAACATTTAAGAGAACTTAAAGCTGATGTCCCAATTTATTACTACGGTTTAAGTAAAAATGATGACGTTTATGCCGACAATATTCAAATTACTGAAAAAGGTACTGAATTTGACGTATACATTAATGGGGAATATTATGATCAATTTTTAACACCTCAATATGGAGACCATAATATTCAAAATGCTCTAGCAGTTATTACTATTAGCTACTTAGAGAAAATGGACGTAAATAACATTAAAGAAGCGTTAGAAACATTTGGCGGTGTAAAACGTCGCTTTAATGAAACTATTATCGCAAAACAAGTATTAGTAGACGATTATGCTCACCATCCAAGAGAAATTAGTGCTACAATTGAAACAGCACGTAAAAAATACCCTAATAAAGAGATAGTAGCAGTGTTCCAACCACATACATTTTCTAGAACACAAGCCTTTCTAGATGAATTTGCAACATCTTTAAGTAAAGCAGACCACGTCTTTTTATGTGAAATTTTCGGTTCAATTCGTGAAAATACTGGAGATTTAACTATACAAGATTTAATAAATCGTATTGACGGATCTGCATTAATCGATGAAAATAATATTGATGTATTAGAAAAATTTGAAAATGCTGTCATTTTATTTATGGGCGCAGGAGACATTCAAAAGTTACAACGTGCCTATGAAGAAAAAGTTGGCATGACAAATGAATTTTAATATGTTTATATAAAATCAGGTTGGGTATTTATAATTAATGACTTTTATTTAAAAGTAAATGGTAATTAGGAGGCGTTTTTAATGGATTGGATTTTACCAATTGCTGGAATTATCGCCGCGATTGCATTCTTAGTATTATGTATTGGAATCGTTGTCGTTTTAATTTCAGTTAAAAAGAATTTAGATCACGTGGCTAAAACACTTGATGGTGTTGAAGGTCAGGTTCAAGGTATTACTCGTGAAACAACTGATTTACTTCACAAAGCAAATCGCTTAACTGAAGACATTCAAGACAAAGTTGAACGTTTAAATTCTGTAGTTGACGGTGTTAAAGGCATTGGCGACTCAGTTCAAAACTTAAACGGATCAGTTGATCGTGTAACTAATTCAATTACACATAATATTTCTCAAAATGAAGATAAAATTTCTCAAGTAGTTCAATGGTCAAATGTTGCAATGGAAATTGCTGACAAATGGCAAAATAGACACTACCGTAGAGGAAGTGCAAACTACAGAAATGGTTCTGTAGCTAATGATGCAAATCATGCAAATCAAAATTATACTACAAACGTTGAGAAAAACTTTTAATATGATTCAATCAAATGCACTTAAATGAGGTCTTAACTTATTTAAGTGCATTTCTTATAGGAGGAATTAATATGAGTAAGAAATATAATCGTGATTCATTTGAAACAAATAACTCAGGAAATGATTTAAGAGGCCAAGGTGCTAATCAACAAGATAATTCATCACAATCAAATGCAACAAAACATTATGACCGTGATTCATTCGAAACAAATAACACAGGAAATGATTTAAGAGGCCAAGGCGCCAAACAAAAAAAAAAAAAAAAAAAAAAAAAAAAAAAAAAAAAAAAAAAAAAAAAAAAAAAAAAAAAAAAAAAAAAAAAAAAAAAAAAAAAAAAAAAAAAAAAAAAAAAAAAAAAAAAAAAAAAAAAAAAAAAAAAAAAAAAAAAAAAAAAAAAAAAAAAAAAAAAAAAAAAAAAAAAAAAAAAAAAAAAAAAAAAAAAAAAAAAAAAAGGGGGGGGGGGGGGGGGGGGGGGGGGGGGGGGGGGGGGGGGGGGGGGGGGGGGGGGGGGGGGGGGGGGGGGGGGGGGGGGGGGGGGAAGCAACGAATTGAAGATTTTAGAAATAAAAATAATACTGAAGTAACGAGTAATGAGCTTAAAGCCCAACAAAATGCGATTAAAGCAGAAACATCAAGCGACTTAGCAGATCAATCACCACAAGCACAAGAAATTCAAGAGGCGAAAGCAGAAGCAACATCAACTGAATCAGCTCATAGAACTAATGCAGAAAATAGTGCAGAAGAAATTGTGGCACAGCAAAATGCAATTAAAGCAGAAACAACAAATAATTTAGCAGATAAGTCTCCGCAAGCGCAAGAAATACAAGAAGCAAAAGTAGAAGCGCTTGCTAAAGATGAAAAATCTACTGAAACAGAAAAAGCTAGTGCTACTGAATTAGCAGCCCAACAAAATGCAATCAAAGCAGAAACATCAAGTGACTTAGCAGACCAATCACCACAGGCACAAGAAATACAAGAAGCTAAAGCAGAAACACTAAAAGACAATGAATCAAAAAAAGCTAGTGCTACTGAATTAGCAGCTCAACAAAATGCAATCAAAGCAGAAACATCAAATGACTTAGCAGATCAATCACCACAAGCGCAAGAAATACAAGAAGCCAAAGCAGAAACAACAAAAGATAAAAAATCTACTGAAGCAAAAGAAGTAAGTACTTCAGAATTAGTTGCTCAACAAAACGCAATTAAAGTAGAGTCATCAAAAAATAATCTATCTGATTCAAGTCAAGTGAATGATACTTCAAACAAACAAGCATCTTCATTTGCACATAGATTAGCTTCTGCTTCTAAAGCAAAACAAGATAAGTTAGCAAATGACGTTAAAGTTGCGAATAAAACAAAAGCACTTTTAGCTGAACCAGCAATAGCAAAATCATCTAATAAAAAAGTTCCTAGTTTAATTACTAAATCAACTAAGGAATTTAATAAAGATGAAAAACAAAGTAAAAATGAGCAAAATCATGCAACTGCTAAATTTGAATCAGGAGTTATCACGCATGATTCAAAATCAACTCAAAATAAAGCAAATAAAGCTAAAAATAACCAACAAAATGGCAAAAATAAAACACCAAAACAACAACAAAGAACTGAAAAAGCTAAAAGTAAAATAGATAAACGCACTTTTAATGATTAAAATTACACCTTTGTTTTAAAGAACTGAGACAGTAAGACTTGTCTCAGTTTTTTTGTGTAAATACTAAAAAAGTAATCAATAGTTAGATTATTCAAAACCTTTAGAAAATTAATCGATTACAAAGGTTGAACTATTAGTCTGTAATTGTTAGAATATTTTTAAATACAATTATTTTACCGCTTTAAAGTAATATAATTAAGTAAAGTAAATTATTGAGGTGAGTAGTAATGTCAACTAAATTAGAACAATACAGAGAAGAGATCGTTTCGATTAATAATGATATTTTAGATTTACTATCTAAAAGAGGCGAATTAGCTCAAAAAATTGGCGAAGAAAAAATTAAACAGGGGACAAAAGTTTATGATCCTCAACGCGAAAAAGAAATGATTAATGATTTAATGGATCGTAATCAAGGACCTTTTAATGATAATGTAATAAAACAATTATTTAAAGAAATATTTAAGGCATCTACAGATTTACAAAAATCAGAAAATGAAAAACATTTGTATGTTTCTAGAAAACTCAAACCAGAAGACACAATTGTCAAATTTGATAACGGCGGCATCATTGGTGATGGTAACAAATCATTCGTATTTGGACCATGCTCTGTTGAATCTCAAGAACAAGTAGATATCGTTGCTAAAGACTTAAAAGCTAAAGGTGAAAAATTTATTCGTGGCGGTGCTTTTAAACCGAGAACTTCACCATATGATTTCCAAGGACTTGGTATAGAAGGATTGAAAATCTTAAAAAATGTAAAAGACAAATTTGGCTTAAATGTAGTCAGTGAAATTGTAAATCCTGCTGATTTTGAAGTAGCGGATGAATATTTGGATGTTTTCCAAATTGGTGCACGTAATATGCAAAACTTTGAACTATTAAAAGAAGCTGGGCGTACTAATAAACCAATTTTGTTAAAACGTGGATTATCAGCAACTATTGAAGAGTTTACATTCGCTGCTGAATATATTGCATCTCAAGGCAATAAAAACATTATATTATGTGAACGTGGTATTCGTACTTATGAGAAAGCAACGCGTAATACATTAGATATTTCAGCCGTACCAATATTGAAACAAGGCACACATTTGCCTGTAATGGTTGATGTTACACATAGTACAGGCAGAAAAGATATTATGCTACCAACGGCAAAAGCAGCTTTAGCTGTTGGAGCTGATGGAGTAATGGCAGAAGTACACCCTGATCCATCAATTGCCTTAAGTGATAGCGGTCAACAAATGGATTTAGATGAATTTAATAAATTCTATAATGAGTTAAAACCACTTTCAGATCTATACAATTCAAAAAAATTAAAGTAAACATGTTTAATAGCGCTTTCTAATAGAGCCAATTTAAGCTATTCATTTTACTAGATAGTCATACTATTTTATAATATGACTTTCAGTAAAGATGAATGGCTTAGTTTATGTTTGTAACAAATTAATATAAAAATAATATTATAATATCAATAAAAATAAAATGTTTGAGATGTAATATGTCAATAATATAAATCATTTAGCATAAAAATTTGACATAAATGTGAATAAATTACTAACTAAATTGACACATATCAATTTTATGATAAACTTTGAAAATATGATGAAAGCACGTTATAATAACAAATAAAACGCTTACAAGGAGGAAATTATGACTGTAACAATTTATGATGTTGCTAGAGAAGCTCGCGTATCAATGGCAACAGTATCGAGAGTGGTTAATGGTAATCAAAATGTAAAACCAGAAACACGTAAAAAAGTTAATGAAGTAATAAAAAAATTGAATTATAGACCAAACGCTGTTGCGAGAGGGCTTGCTAGTAAAAAAACAACAACAGTAGGCGTTATTATTCCAGATATATCAAATATTTACTATTCACAATTAGCACGAGGTATTGAAGATATAGCAACAATGTATAAATATCATTCAATAATTTCTAATTCAGATAATGATTCTGAAAAGGAAAAAGAAATTTTCAATAATCTTTTAAGTAAACAAGTGGATGGCATTATCTTTTTAGGTGGTACGATTTCAGACGAAATAAAAGACTTAATCAATCAATCTTCCGTTCCTGTTGTGGTTTCTGGCACAAATGGTAAAGATGATAATATCGCTTCAGTTAATATTGATTTCAAAGAAGCAGCTAAAGAAATTACTGAACAATTAATTGATAATGGGGCTAAAGAATTTGCACTAGTAAGTGGGGATTATTCTAAAAAAGCTCAAGATGATGTATTAAGCGGATTAAAAGAAGTGCTAGATAAACATCAACTTAAACTTAATGAAACGGTTCCACTATCAGGTTCTGAAAGTTATAAAGATGGTATAAGAGTATTTGAAGAATTAAAACATAATTTACCAGATGCTATCTTATCAGTAAGTGATGAACAAGCAATTGGCATTATGCACAGTGCACTAGATGCCGGTATCAAAGTACCTGAAGAATTACAAATTGTAAGTTTTAATAATACGCGACTTGTTGAAATGGTAAGACCTAAATTATCTAGTGTTATTCAACCACTTTATGATATAGGTGCAGTAGGAATGCGTTTGCTAACTAAATATATGAATGACGAAGAAATTGAAGAACCAAACGTTATTTTGCCACATAGAATTGAATATCGTGGAACTACTAAATAATCAAAATAAGAGAATAAAAGAAGAGATTGAAATCATACAATGCTATGTTTCAATCTCTTTTTATATTTATTACTTTGTATACCAACTAACGATCAGCTGTGCACGTTCATTATTTTTATCAGATATTTCTTTAGTTCGGGGAATCGTTTCATAATCACGATAATCTTCCGTCCAATGCTTAGGTAATTTGACTGGTGAATAGGTAGACCACTTATGTAGCCACTTTTCAGGAAGGGCACCATTAGGTAGTGCTTCATTTATTAATGCTAAAAATATATGACTCCATGCACGTGGAACAACTTGCCAAATATTATAACCACCGCCACCAAACATCATTACTTTCCCATCAGTAAATTGATTTGCTAATTTCTGTATTATAAAAGGTATTTCATACAAAGTTTCTAATGAACAACTTAAGTGCGTTAGTGGGTCTAAGTAGTGAATATCTACGCCGTGCACACTTAAAATAATATCCGGCTTATAAGCTTTAATAACACTTGTTACTGATTCTTCAAACACTTTTAAAAAATTATCGTGTTCTGTAAATGGCTCTAATGGCAGATTCACAGTATAACCATAGCCTAAATCTTCACCGCGTTCAGTATAATGTCCGGATCCAGGAAATAAAAACTTGCCGGTTTCATGAATCGAATAACACATGATTGAATTGTCTGTATAAAAACTCCATTGTGTTCCATCACCATGATGTGCATCTGTATCAATAATCATAACGCGTTGATTAAATTTTGTAGCTAGATATTTTGCAGTAATTGCGACATCGTTATAAATACAAAATCCATTTGCACGACCAGGGAGTGCGTGATGTAAGCCACCACCCAAATGGCAACCGTTTTGATATCTGCCATCCATGATTGCATCTGCTAAGTTTAATGCACCTCCGACAATACGTGCACTATGCTTATGCATATGTCGGAACTGATAGGTGTCATCAGTATTTAGACCATATTTTTGTGCTTCTGAAGTGCTTAAAATACCATGTGACGCATGTTTAATTGCTTGAATATAGTCATATTGGTGAACTAGAGCTAACTCATCATCAGTCGCTATTCTCGGTTGAATCATATGCGCTTTTGTTAAAATCCCCATTGCTTGAAGTAATTCTGTAGTTAATTTTAATCTCATTTGATTAAAAGGATGATTATCATTAAAACGATATTTTAATAATTCATCTGAATATACATAACCTGTTTTAAATTTATTTTGCATAATTATCATACCCCTTAAAATATACCGAGCAGTCTTTAAAAGAAAAATCTATTTTTATAACGTAAGTCATCAAAAGCTTGTTGCTGGTCTAAAGTAATACGTTTACCAATTCTAGCCATTAAACAATTAGCAGGGTGACTTGTAATTTCAGGATCATCCGTGGCAAATACTTCTAAACCACCTTTAGACATCAATTTTTGCATCATTTTCTTATATTCATAAACATCTAATTTTGCAGTTTTCAAATCCCAATGCCAGTAATATTCCGTAGTTAGAACAATGTAATTTTCAAATTCGTCCTGAGAAAGACTTAATGAAATAAGTTCACCACCCAAATGATATTGACGATATGCATGATGTATTTCAATAGCGCCTAGTTCGATAAGGTAATCTAAGTTACCTTCCGACCATCGTTCAAAATCATCTGGATAATGATAGGTAACATAACCTATGATATGTTGATTTTGTCTAACAATATAAATGCGTCCTTCTGTTAATTGACTTATTTCAAGAAGCGCTTCGAATTGATCGGATGCCGGTCGAAATGCATTTAAGTCATCATCAAAAGTAAGCGTTTTCAAATTTGTGTATGATACAGGGCCCTCAATAGTAAACGTATTATTATCCACAGATATATGTTTATTTACATATGTTTTGATATGTTTCATTCATCTCACTCCCATTTTGCCCAATCATTATAGTTATTTTATATTTATTTAGGAAAATAAACAAATTTAAATGTAATAATTATCTAAAAATTTTGAATAACACAAAAATTGATGTATAATACTTTTTAAAGAAAGCGATTTCATTTAACAAGGGGGAGTTAAAAATGAAAGTAGAAGTATATGAAAGCCAAAACGGAAACTATAATTTAAAAGACTATGAACAAACGTATGAAAACTTTAAATGGGACGAAGTTAAAAAGGCTTTCTCATGGAATGAGACTGATAAAATCAATATGGCTTATGAGTGCATTGATCGCCATGTAGATAATGGAAAAGGGGATAAAATTGCTCTTAATTATAAAGATGAACGACGAGAAGAGCAATATACGTTTAATCAATTAAAAGCGTTGTCTAATAAAGCAGCAAATGTTTTAGTTGATAAAGCACATGTTCAAAAAGGTGATCGCGTATTTATCTTTATGCCACGCACACCAGAACTATACTTCGCATTTCTTGGAATCTTAAAAATTGGTGCAATTGTAGGTCCTTTATTTGAAGCTTTCATGGAAAAAGCTGTAACAGATAGATTAGAAAATAGTGAAGCAAAAGTTATTGTTACAACGAAA from Staphylococcus taiwanensis includes the following:
- a CDS encoding UDP-N-acetylmuramate--L-alanine ligase; translated protein: MTHYHFVGIKGAGMSSLAQIMHDLGHEVQGSDIEKYVFTEVALKNKGIKILPFSADNIKEGMVVIQGNAFPDTHEEIVKAHDLKLDVIRYHDFLGHVIDQYTSVAVTGAHGKTSTTGLLSHVMNGDKKTSFLIGDGTGMGLPASDYFAFEACEYRRHFLSYHPDYAIMTNIDFDHPDYFKDIDDVASAFQSMAHNVKKAIIAWGDDQHLRELKADVPIYYYGLSKNDDVYADNIQITEKGTEFDVYINGEYYDQFLTPQYGDHNIQNALAVITISYLEKMDVNNIKEALETFGGVKRRFNETIIAKQVLVDDYAHHPREISATIETARKKYPNKEIVAVFQPHTFSRTQAFLDEFATSLSKADHVFLCEIFGSIRENTGDLTIQDLINRIDGSALIDENNIDVLEKFENAVILFMGAGDIQKLQRAYEEKVGMTNEF
- a CDS encoding DNA translocase FtsK, which translates into the protein MSWFDDLFSNNDNSDDELLRRKSKRRHDSKTQMNNDDTLLPENNDIYDRPKGKFRFPIEVGRDNEDYEEAIYHEDDEYLHSSNYNNDNDQNVNHFEDNQFIYDSAQDTRKRRRRHHTNIDDTGIPSIKSRSSQPQTSTSRNNVSKRTNGNSYKMNADTNYNPDNHQSRYKLQSERFKSSYKLSSDSTYHRPSFKTSEVPSAIFGTKKRRPIKNGVIPPADDSIDESSDILSKSSDKTAEQSTYSNSANVQSAEKNNDTELNHGKSSYVSEDSESLNQSSNGDKEKEERIPNYSQRDNTVNIENIYASQIVEEIRRERERKAQQKRKFKKALQNKRQQADEDQDGIQKAIDEMYAKQAEQYIGESSLNEDEVLFNNEVQNHSNDANRYGVDNTFEPKNESNVIDENIQTNGSNDEDAHIQNESIQENSSDSYNYEEIDLNQVSKVQQVDQDDVQVKDISQEDAYQESLDNDIDVGNESTTNSSENLNDHHNIGHQNDSTHNDMNNTETDANFEDINEVTSVNSKVSNDITFDNNSHEASDNDIDEAYYREIDSDSTSDVHANTSNNDIEQEHSSNSNNQHIDYLGNAVESDVEYAPKHSVDNDSNTPNNDNLSNEPKLDVDNRELSNEDNNDDKHSSTENDAHIDINEKEKHVDHSESLQKDTTAKVQQRSIKPGSKPFNVVMTPSDKKRMMDAKKNNQVRSKVNVPELKPETKNVQTSINNNEDQNTNVNKQMKDDQSSQSDFIVDDNISLNNENFKTEDKANSDNLDANDISNLNTSSSSKEGLDQHELEPTNQHETHEHLQQDNQRHPDNQSNIQKPAIRKGPNIKLPSIDLLEDPEEQEIDESWIEEKKQELNDAFYYFNVPAEVQKVTKGPSVTRFELAVEKGVKVSRITALQDDIKMALAAKDIRIEAPIPGTSLVGIEVPNLNPTKVNLKSIIDSQKFKNTESKLTVAMGNRINNEPLLMDIAKTPHALIAGATGSGKSVCINSILMSLLYKNHPEELRLLLIDPKMVELAPYNDLPHLVSPVITDVKAATQSLKWAVEEMERRYKLFAKFHVRNITAFNKKAPYEQRMPKIVIVIDELADLMMMAPQEVEQSIARIAQKARACGIHMLVATQRPSVNVITGLIKANIPTRIAFMVSSSVDSRTILDSGGAERLLGYGDMLYLGSGMNKPIRVQGTFVSDEEIDDVVDFIKEQREPDYLFEEKELLKKNQTQAQDELFDDVCEFMVREGHISTSLIQRHFQIGYNRAARIVDQLEQLNYISGANGSKPRDVFITESDLKKD
- a CDS encoding Maebl → MAQQNAIKAETTNNLADKSPQAQEIQEAKVEALAKDEKSTETEKASATELAAQQNAIKAETSSDLADQSPQAQEIQEAKAETLKDNESKKASATELAAQQNAIKAETSNDLADQSPQAQEIQEAKAETTKDKKSTEAKEVSTSELVAQQNAIKVESSKNNLSDSSQVNDTSNKQASSFAHRLASASKAKQDKLANDVKVANKTKALLAEPAIAKSSNKKVPSLITKSTKEFNKDEKQSKNEQNHATAKFESGVITHDSKSTQNKANKAKNNQQNGKNKTPKQQQRTEKAKSKIDKRTFND
- a CDS encoding DUF948 domain-containing protein — protein: MDWILPIAGIIAAIAFLVLCIGIVVVLISVKKNLDHVAKTLDGVEGQVQGITRETTDLLHKANRLTEDIQDKVERLNSVVDGVKGIGDSVQNLNGSVDRVTNSITHNISQNEDKISQVVQWSNVAMEIADKWQNRHYRRGSANYRNGSVANDANHANQNYTTNVEKNF
- a CDS encoding DUF4479 domain-containing protein, yielding MNLFYNKEGVGDVAFLQIEPTEGHFDYHTHGDVVTISQDNNIVGFNLFNFSNYFKIEGNGHIKLTSEHIDAIQQLIDKEGINYKLDADLSPKFVVGYVETKEKHPDADKLSILKVDVGSEKLQIVCGAPNVEAGQKVVVAKVGAVMPSGMVIKDAELRGVASSGMVCSMKELNLPNAPQEKGIMVLSDDYEVGKAFFE